In Macrobrachium rosenbergii isolate ZJJX-2024 chromosome 49, ASM4041242v1, whole genome shotgun sequence, the following are encoded in one genomic region:
- the LOC136832105 gene encoding coiled-coil domain-containing protein 8 homolog isoform X4 gives MVRTQGRVATALSRASRGGGATNGVATLAPVHQPHPSAHAPSLSAVQGATTSYFAASQCRFLHTTGCILEQNTSDVVGETPRAGAAAPSSAPVEGISAETVTEETYIIREDVAKPAVEAEAVAAAAAPEAEVLVESMSTPAAEVEAAPAAAAEAAPVAEVEAAPAAEAEAAPAVEAEAAPAAEAEAAPAAEAEAAPAAEAEAAPAAEAEAAPAAEAEAAPAAEAEAAPAAEAEAAPAAEAEAAPAAEAEAAPAAEAEAAPAAEAEAAPAAEAEAAPAVEAEAVPAAEAEAAPATEAEAVPAAEAEAAPAAEAEAAPAAEAEAAPAAEAEAAPAAEAEAAPAAEAEAAPAAEAEAAPAAEAEAAPVAEAEAAPAAEAEAAPVAEAEAAPVAEAEAAPAAEAEAEAAPATEAEAAPAAEAEAAPAAETEAAPAAEAEAAPAAEAEAAPAAETEAAPAAEAEAAPAAEAEAAPAAEAEAAPAAEAEAAPAAEAEAAPAAEAEAAPAAEAEAAPAAEAEAAPAAEAEAAPAAEAEAAPAAEAEAAPAAEAEAAPAAEAEAAPAAEAEAAEAAPAEETKAEEPVPEPPAPTLFQRFKRLFFRS, from the exons ATGGTACGGACG CAAGGTCGTGTGGCGACTGCCCTCAGCCGGGCATCCCGCGGCGGTGGGGCTACCAATGGTGTGGCAACCTTGGCACCAGTCCACCAACCCCACCCTTCTGCGCATGCACCTTCCCTGTCGGCCGTCCAAGGGGCGACTACGTCATATTTCGCCGCTTCTCAG TGTCGATTCCTACACACAACAGGTTGCATTCTGGAGCAAAACACTTCTGACGTCGTTGGTGAAACCCCCCGTGCTGGGGCTGCAGCCCCCTCCTCCGCCCCTGTAGAAGGTATAAGTGCAG AAACTGTCACAGAAGAAACATATATAATCAGAGAGGATGTCGCAAAGCCAGCTGTGGAAGCTGAAGCTGTGGCAGCTGCTGCCGCCCCTGAGGCTGAAGTGCTTGTCGAGTCAATGTCAACACCAGCTGCTGAAGTAGAAGCAGCTCCAGCTGCTGCAGCAGAAGCAGCTCCAGTTGCTGAGGTAGAAGCAGCCCCAGCTGCTGAGGCAGAAGCAGCCCCAGCTGTCGAGGCAGAAGCAGCTCCAGCTGCCGAGGCAGAAGCAGCCCCAGCTGCCGAGGCAGAGGCTGCCCCAGCTGCCGAGGCAGAGGCTGCCCCAGCTGCCGAGGCAGAGGCTGCCCCAGCTGCCGAGGCAGAGGCTGCCCCAGCTGCCGAGGCAGAGGCTGCCCCAGCTGCCGAGGCAGAGGCTGCCCCAGCTGCCGAGGCAGAGGCTGCCCCAGCTGCCGAGGCAGAGGCAGCCCCAGCTGCCGAGGCAGAGGCTGCCCCAGCTGCCGAGGCAGAAGCAGCCCCAGCTGCCGAGGCAGAGGCTGCCCCAGCTGTCGAGGCTGAAGCAGTCCCAGCTGCCGAGGCAGAGGCTGCCCCAGCTACAGAGGCAGAAGCAGTCCCAGCTGCCGAGGCAGAGGCTGCCCCAGCTGCCGAGGCTGAAGCAGCACCAGCTGCCGAGGCAGAAGCTGCACCAGCTGCTGAGGCAGAGGCAGCACCAGCTGCTGAGGCAGAGGCAGCTCCAGCTGCTGAGGCAGAAGCTGCACCAGCTGCTGAGGCAGAAGCTGCACCAGCTGCTGAAGCAGAGGCAGCCCCAGTTGCTGAGGCAGAAGCAGCCCCAGCTGCTGAGGCAGAAGCAGCCCCAGTTGCTGAGGCAGAAGCAGCACCAGTTGCTGAAGCAGAGGCTGCCCCAGCTGCTGAAGCAGAAGCAGAGGCAGCACCAGCTACTGAGGCAGAGGCTGCACCAGCTGCTGAGGCAGAGGCAGCCCCAGCTGCTGAGACAGAGGCAGCCCCAGCTGCTGAGGCAGAGGCTGCACCAGCTGCTGAGGCAGAGGCAGCCCCAGCTGCTGAGACAGAGGCAGCCCCAGCTGCTGAGGCAGAGGCTGCACCAGCTGCTGAGGCAGAGGCAGCCCCAGCTGCTGAGGCAGAGGCAGCCCCAGCTGCTGAGGCAGAAGCAGCCCCAGCTGCTGAGGCAGAGGCAGCCCCAGCTGCTGAGGCAGAGGCAGCCCCAGCTGCTGAGGCAGAGGCAGCCCCAGCTGCTGAGGCAGAGGCAGCCCCAGCTGCTGAGGCAGAGGCAGCCCCAGCTGCTGAGGCAGAAGCAGCACCAGCTGCTGAGGCAGAGGCAGCACCAGCTGCAGAGGCAGAAGCAGCACCAGCTGCAGAGGCAGAAGCAGCCCCAGCAGCTGAGGCGGAAGCTGCAGAGGCAGCACCAGCCGAAGAAACCAAGGCAGAGGAGCCAGTGCCCGAACCACCCGCACCAACGTTATTCCAAAGATTTAAGAGGCTATTCTTCCGTAGCTAG
- the LOC136832105 gene encoding coiled-coil domain-containing protein 8 homolog isoform X2: MVRTQGRVATALSRASRGGGATNGVATLAPVHQPHPSAHAPSLSAVQGATTSYFAASQCRFLHTTGCILEQNTSDVVGETPRAGAAAPSSAPVEGISAALKILENLGAPKTQQDIIPEKTVTEETYIIREDVAKPAVEAEAVAAAAAPEAEVLVESMSTPAAEVEAAPAAAAEAAPVAEVEAAPAAEAEAAPAVEAEAAPAAEAEAAPAAEAEAAPAAEAEAAPAAEAEAAPAAEAEAAPAAEAEAAPAAEAEAAPAAEAEAAPAAEAEAAPAAEAEAAPAAEAEAAPAAEAEAAPAVEAEAVPAAEAEAAPATEAEAVPAAEAEAAPAAEAEAAPAAEAEAAPAAEAEAAPAAEAEAAPAAEAEAAPAAEAEAAPAAEAEAAPVAEAEAAPAAEAEAAPVAEAEAAPVAEAEAAPAAEAEAEAAPATEAEAAPAAEAEAAPAAETEAAPAAEAEAAPAAEAEAAPAAETEAAPAAEAEAAPAAEAEAAPAAEAEAAPAAEAEAAPAAEAEAAPAAEAEAAPAAEAEAAPAAEAEAAPAAEAEAAPAAEAEAAPAAEAEAAPAAEAEAAPAAEAEAAPAAEAEAAEAAPAEETKAEEPVPEPPAPTLFQRFKRLFFRS; this comes from the exons ATGGTACGGACG CAAGGTCGTGTGGCGACTGCCCTCAGCCGGGCATCCCGCGGCGGTGGGGCTACCAATGGTGTGGCAACCTTGGCACCAGTCCACCAACCCCACCCTTCTGCGCATGCACCTTCCCTGTCGGCCGTCCAAGGGGCGACTACGTCATATTTCGCCGCTTCTCAG TGTCGATTCCTACACACAACAGGTTGCATTCTGGAGCAAAACACTTCTGACGTCGTTGGTGAAACCCCCCGTGCTGGGGCTGCAGCCCCCTCCTCCGCCCCTGTAGAAGGTATAAGTGCAG CTCTCAAAATCTTGGAAAATCTTGGAGCTCCCAAAACTCAGCAGGATATTATCCCAGAGA AAACTGTCACAGAAGAAACATATATAATCAGAGAGGATGTCGCAAAGCCAGCTGTGGAAGCTGAAGCTGTGGCAGCTGCTGCCGCCCCTGAGGCTGAAGTGCTTGTCGAGTCAATGTCAACACCAGCTGCTGAAGTAGAAGCAGCTCCAGCTGCTGCAGCAGAAGCAGCTCCAGTTGCTGAGGTAGAAGCAGCCCCAGCTGCTGAGGCAGAAGCAGCCCCAGCTGTCGAGGCAGAAGCAGCTCCAGCTGCCGAGGCAGAAGCAGCCCCAGCTGCCGAGGCAGAGGCTGCCCCAGCTGCCGAGGCAGAGGCTGCCCCAGCTGCCGAGGCAGAGGCTGCCCCAGCTGCCGAGGCAGAGGCTGCCCCAGCTGCCGAGGCAGAGGCTGCCCCAGCTGCCGAGGCAGAGGCTGCCCCAGCTGCCGAGGCAGAGGCTGCCCCAGCTGCCGAGGCAGAGGCAGCCCCAGCTGCCGAGGCAGAGGCTGCCCCAGCTGCCGAGGCAGAAGCAGCCCCAGCTGCCGAGGCAGAGGCTGCCCCAGCTGTCGAGGCTGAAGCAGTCCCAGCTGCCGAGGCAGAGGCTGCCCCAGCTACAGAGGCAGAAGCAGTCCCAGCTGCCGAGGCAGAGGCTGCCCCAGCTGCCGAGGCTGAAGCAGCACCAGCTGCCGAGGCAGAAGCTGCACCAGCTGCTGAGGCAGAGGCAGCACCAGCTGCTGAGGCAGAGGCAGCTCCAGCTGCTGAGGCAGAAGCTGCACCAGCTGCTGAGGCAGAAGCTGCACCAGCTGCTGAAGCAGAGGCAGCCCCAGTTGCTGAGGCAGAAGCAGCCCCAGCTGCTGAGGCAGAAGCAGCCCCAGTTGCTGAGGCAGAAGCAGCACCAGTTGCTGAAGCAGAGGCTGCCCCAGCTGCTGAAGCAGAAGCAGAGGCAGCACCAGCTACTGAGGCAGAGGCTGCACCAGCTGCTGAGGCAGAGGCAGCCCCAGCTGCTGAGACAGAGGCAGCCCCAGCTGCTGAGGCAGAGGCTGCACCAGCTGCTGAGGCAGAGGCAGCCCCAGCTGCTGAGACAGAGGCAGCCCCAGCTGCTGAGGCAGAGGCTGCACCAGCTGCTGAGGCAGAGGCAGCCCCAGCTGCTGAGGCAGAGGCAGCCCCAGCTGCTGAGGCAGAAGCAGCCCCAGCTGCTGAGGCAGAGGCAGCCCCAGCTGCTGAGGCAGAGGCAGCCCCAGCTGCTGAGGCAGAGGCAGCCCCAGCTGCTGAGGCAGAGGCAGCCCCAGCTGCTGAGGCAGAGGCAGCCCCAGCTGCTGAGGCAGAAGCAGCACCAGCTGCTGAGGCAGAGGCAGCACCAGCTGCAGAGGCAGAAGCAGCACCAGCTGCAGAGGCAGAAGCAGCCCCAGCAGCTGAGGCGGAAGCTGCAGAGGCAGCACCAGCCGAAGAAACCAAGGCAGAGGAGCCAGTGCCCGAACCACCCGCACCAACGTTATTCCAAAGATTTAAGAGGCTATTCTTCCGTAGCTAG
- the LOC136832105 gene encoding coiled-coil domain-containing protein 8 homolog isoform X3, whose translation MHRATISISQGRVATALSRASRGGGATNGVATLAPVHQPHPSAHAPSLSAVQGATTSYFAASQCRFLHTTGCILEQNTSDVVGETPRAGAAAPSSAPVEGISAETVTEETYIIREDVAKPAVEAEAVAAAAAPEAEVLVESMSTPAAEVEAAPAAAAEAAPVAEVEAAPAAEAEAAPAVEAEAAPAAEAEAAPAAEAEAAPAAEAEAAPAAEAEAAPAAEAEAAPAAEAEAAPAAEAEAAPAAEAEAAPAAEAEAAPAAEAEAAPAAEAEAAPAAEAEAAPAVEAEAVPAAEAEAAPATEAEAVPAAEAEAAPAAEAEAAPAAEAEAAPAAEAEAAPAAEAEAAPAAEAEAAPAAEAEAAPAAEAEAAPVAEAEAAPAAEAEAAPVAEAEAAPVAEAEAAPAAEAEAEAAPATEAEAAPAAEAEAAPAAETEAAPAAEAEAAPAAEAEAAPAAETEAAPAAEAEAAPAAEAEAAPAAEAEAAPAAEAEAAPAAEAEAAPAAEAEAAPAAEAEAAPAAEAEAAPAAEAEAAPAAEAEAAPAAEAEAAPAAEAEAAPAAEAEAAPAAEAEAAEAAPAEETKAEEPVPEPPAPTLFQRFKRLFFRS comes from the exons ATGCATCGGGCAACTATCAGTATTTCG CAAGGTCGTGTGGCGACTGCCCTCAGCCGGGCATCCCGCGGCGGTGGGGCTACCAATGGTGTGGCAACCTTGGCACCAGTCCACCAACCCCACCCTTCTGCGCATGCACCTTCCCTGTCGGCCGTCCAAGGGGCGACTACGTCATATTTCGCCGCTTCTCAG TGTCGATTCCTACACACAACAGGTTGCATTCTGGAGCAAAACACTTCTGACGTCGTTGGTGAAACCCCCCGTGCTGGGGCTGCAGCCCCCTCCTCCGCCCCTGTAGAAGGTATAAGTGCAG AAACTGTCACAGAAGAAACATATATAATCAGAGAGGATGTCGCAAAGCCAGCTGTGGAAGCTGAAGCTGTGGCAGCTGCTGCCGCCCCTGAGGCTGAAGTGCTTGTCGAGTCAATGTCAACACCAGCTGCTGAAGTAGAAGCAGCTCCAGCTGCTGCAGCAGAAGCAGCTCCAGTTGCTGAGGTAGAAGCAGCCCCAGCTGCTGAGGCAGAAGCAGCCCCAGCTGTCGAGGCAGAAGCAGCTCCAGCTGCCGAGGCAGAAGCAGCCCCAGCTGCCGAGGCAGAGGCTGCCCCAGCTGCCGAGGCAGAGGCTGCCCCAGCTGCCGAGGCAGAGGCTGCCCCAGCTGCCGAGGCAGAGGCTGCCCCAGCTGCCGAGGCAGAGGCTGCCCCAGCTGCCGAGGCAGAGGCTGCCCCAGCTGCCGAGGCAGAGGCTGCCCCAGCTGCCGAGGCAGAGGCAGCCCCAGCTGCCGAGGCAGAGGCTGCCCCAGCTGCCGAGGCAGAAGCAGCCCCAGCTGCCGAGGCAGAGGCTGCCCCAGCTGTCGAGGCTGAAGCAGTCCCAGCTGCCGAGGCAGAGGCTGCCCCAGCTACAGAGGCAGAAGCAGTCCCAGCTGCCGAGGCAGAGGCTGCCCCAGCTGCCGAGGCTGAAGCAGCACCAGCTGCCGAGGCAGAAGCTGCACCAGCTGCTGAGGCAGAGGCAGCACCAGCTGCTGAGGCAGAGGCAGCTCCAGCTGCTGAGGCAGAAGCTGCACCAGCTGCTGAGGCAGAAGCTGCACCAGCTGCTGAAGCAGAGGCAGCCCCAGTTGCTGAGGCAGAAGCAGCCCCAGCTGCTGAGGCAGAAGCAGCCCCAGTTGCTGAGGCAGAAGCAGCACCAGTTGCTGAAGCAGAGGCTGCCCCAGCTGCTGAAGCAGAAGCAGAGGCAGCACCAGCTACTGAGGCAGAGGCTGCACCAGCTGCTGAGGCAGAGGCAGCCCCAGCTGCTGAGACAGAGGCAGCCCCAGCTGCTGAGGCAGAGGCTGCACCAGCTGCTGAGGCAGAGGCAGCCCCAGCTGCTGAGACAGAGGCAGCCCCAGCTGCTGAGGCAGAGGCTGCACCAGCTGCTGAGGCAGAGGCAGCCCCAGCTGCTGAGGCAGAGGCAGCCCCAGCTGCTGAGGCAGAAGCAGCCCCAGCTGCTGAGGCAGAGGCAGCCCCAGCTGCTGAGGCAGAGGCAGCCCCAGCTGCTGAGGCAGAGGCAGCCCCAGCTGCTGAGGCAGAGGCAGCCCCAGCTGCTGAGGCAGAGGCAGCCCCAGCTGCTGAGGCAGAAGCAGCACCAGCTGCTGAGGCAGAGGCAGCACCAGCTGCAGAGGCAGAAGCAGCACCAGCTGCAGAGGCAGAAGCAGCCCCAGCAGCTGAGGCGGAAGCTGCAGAGGCAGCACCAGCCGAAGAAACCAAGGCAGAGGAGCCAGTGCCCGAACCACCCGCACCAACGTTATTCCAAAGATTTAAGAGGCTATTCTTCCGTAGCTAG
- the LOC136832105 gene encoding coiled-coil domain-containing protein 8 homolog isoform X1, giving the protein MHRATISISQGRVATALSRASRGGGATNGVATLAPVHQPHPSAHAPSLSAVQGATTSYFAASQCRFLHTTGCILEQNTSDVVGETPRAGAAAPSSAPVEGISAALKILENLGAPKTQQDIIPEKTVTEETYIIREDVAKPAVEAEAVAAAAAPEAEVLVESMSTPAAEVEAAPAAAAEAAPVAEVEAAPAAEAEAAPAVEAEAAPAAEAEAAPAAEAEAAPAAEAEAAPAAEAEAAPAAEAEAAPAAEAEAAPAAEAEAAPAAEAEAAPAAEAEAAPAAEAEAAPAAEAEAAPAAEAEAAPAVEAEAVPAAEAEAAPATEAEAVPAAEAEAAPAAEAEAAPAAEAEAAPAAEAEAAPAAEAEAAPAAEAEAAPAAEAEAAPAAEAEAAPVAEAEAAPAAEAEAAPVAEAEAAPVAEAEAAPAAEAEAEAAPATEAEAAPAAEAEAAPAAETEAAPAAEAEAAPAAEAEAAPAAETEAAPAAEAEAAPAAEAEAAPAAEAEAAPAAEAEAAPAAEAEAAPAAEAEAAPAAEAEAAPAAEAEAAPAAEAEAAPAAEAEAAPAAEAEAAPAAEAEAAPAAEAEAAPAAEAEAAEAAPAEETKAEEPVPEPPAPTLFQRFKRLFFRS; this is encoded by the exons ATGCATCGGGCAACTATCAGTATTTCG CAAGGTCGTGTGGCGACTGCCCTCAGCCGGGCATCCCGCGGCGGTGGGGCTACCAATGGTGTGGCAACCTTGGCACCAGTCCACCAACCCCACCCTTCTGCGCATGCACCTTCCCTGTCGGCCGTCCAAGGGGCGACTACGTCATATTTCGCCGCTTCTCAG TGTCGATTCCTACACACAACAGGTTGCATTCTGGAGCAAAACACTTCTGACGTCGTTGGTGAAACCCCCCGTGCTGGGGCTGCAGCCCCCTCCTCCGCCCCTGTAGAAGGTATAAGTGCAG CTCTCAAAATCTTGGAAAATCTTGGAGCTCCCAAAACTCAGCAGGATATTATCCCAGAGA AAACTGTCACAGAAGAAACATATATAATCAGAGAGGATGTCGCAAAGCCAGCTGTGGAAGCTGAAGCTGTGGCAGCTGCTGCCGCCCCTGAGGCTGAAGTGCTTGTCGAGTCAATGTCAACACCAGCTGCTGAAGTAGAAGCAGCTCCAGCTGCTGCAGCAGAAGCAGCTCCAGTTGCTGAGGTAGAAGCAGCCCCAGCTGCTGAGGCAGAAGCAGCCCCAGCTGTCGAGGCAGAAGCAGCTCCAGCTGCCGAGGCAGAAGCAGCCCCAGCTGCCGAGGCAGAGGCTGCCCCAGCTGCCGAGGCAGAGGCTGCCCCAGCTGCCGAGGCAGAGGCTGCCCCAGCTGCCGAGGCAGAGGCTGCCCCAGCTGCCGAGGCAGAGGCTGCCCCAGCTGCCGAGGCAGAGGCTGCCCCAGCTGCCGAGGCAGAGGCTGCCCCAGCTGCCGAGGCAGAGGCAGCCCCAGCTGCCGAGGCAGAGGCTGCCCCAGCTGCCGAGGCAGAAGCAGCCCCAGCTGCCGAGGCAGAGGCTGCCCCAGCTGTCGAGGCTGAAGCAGTCCCAGCTGCCGAGGCAGAGGCTGCCCCAGCTACAGAGGCAGAAGCAGTCCCAGCTGCCGAGGCAGAGGCTGCCCCAGCTGCCGAGGCTGAAGCAGCACCAGCTGCCGAGGCAGAAGCTGCACCAGCTGCTGAGGCAGAGGCAGCACCAGCTGCTGAGGCAGAGGCAGCTCCAGCTGCTGAGGCAGAAGCTGCACCAGCTGCTGAGGCAGAAGCTGCACCAGCTGCTGAAGCAGAGGCAGCCCCAGTTGCTGAGGCAGAAGCAGCCCCAGCTGCTGAGGCAGAAGCAGCCCCAGTTGCTGAGGCAGAAGCAGCACCAGTTGCTGAAGCAGAGGCTGCCCCAGCTGCTGAAGCAGAAGCAGAGGCAGCACCAGCTACTGAGGCAGAGGCTGCACCAGCTGCTGAGGCAGAGGCAGCCCCAGCTGCTGAGACAGAGGCAGCCCCAGCTGCTGAGGCAGAGGCTGCACCAGCTGCTGAGGCAGAGGCAGCCCCAGCTGCTGAGACAGAGGCAGCCCCAGCTGCTGAGGCAGAGGCTGCACCAGCTGCTGAGGCAGAGGCAGCCCCAGCTGCTGAGGCAGAGGCAGCCCCAGCTGCTGAGGCAGAAGCAGCCCCAGCTGCTGAGGCAGAGGCAGCCCCAGCTGCTGAGGCAGAGGCAGCCCCAGCTGCTGAGGCAGAGGCAGCCCCAGCTGCTGAGGCAGAGGCAGCCCCAGCTGCTGAGGCAGAGGCAGCCCCAGCTGCTGAGGCAGAAGCAGCACCAGCTGCTGAGGCAGAGGCAGCACCAGCTGCAGAGGCAGAAGCAGCACCAGCTGCAGAGGCAGAAGCAGCCCCAGCAGCTGAGGCGGAAGCTGCAGAGGCAGCACCAGCCGAAGAAACCAAGGCAGAGGAGCCAGTGCCCGAACCACCCGCACCAACGTTATTCCAAAGATTTAAGAGGCTATTCTTCCGTAGCTAG